A stretch of the Uranotaenia lowii strain MFRU-FL chromosome 3, ASM2978415v1, whole genome shotgun sequence genome encodes the following:
- the LOC129753362 gene encoding uncharacterized protein LOC129753362 gives MAKNVQLKLLQKRERQIVLLMDSVDRFVQNYEPDRDECQIASRLEALEPVFDEFHEVRSKIEMIVYESEEKKAKELYGDAKDEAEAQREEENDMLLLSFEDRFFQLKGALSKLQQKRKQAPNDDNSFDHQAHASFGSRVKLPEIRLPSFSGKLREWVSFRDSFQSLIHSNDQLAPMEKFSYLRSSLSGGALEEVLSIELSDVNYAVAWEILTERYENKKLIVKAYLDALFTLEPIKKEGYESINHLITEFEKNLMMLQKVGEDTDGWSTILAHTLYSRLDSVTLRSWETQHNCKEVPKYEDMRKFLRSYCSVLQSVAPAKEPRLNVADHHQPRAQSASYTTFKSSNQCPFCNETWHSPFHCQRFLRLKISERVEAANRSRVCRNCLQPGHFATNCTRSSCRLCQQKHHTMLHATRSSVPNPSNPRLSQLSNAQPIQESTHINPQQAYQQQRQQTMPIVTESHTQPLNATHNSPNTTTQINSPMPSTSQSYVALPIKPTSNTLLPTALIKIKDRYGNALIARALLDSCSQHCLMTEEFSRKLKLEETPTFLSVQGIGSSESVSTKTIRSEVCSRSLKISGFRETIQFFVLPKLKLKIPTTSFDPSPMSIPDSSLLADPNFHESKQIDVIIGAEYYTDLLRNERRKVTNGPTLQNTVFEQISLEELRDNAKSLQLNKTPGPDGIPNVAVKAVLMEHAEMFRSLLQQYEDERVFPDVWKRQRLVLLPNPGKPPGDPYVFWILLERWSRAGSSSTPKVRTAYPINSSVFGKAAVRWMPFDVSSKGQTKPA, from the exons ATGGCAAAAAACGTTCAGTTGAAGTTGCTACAAAAGAGAGAGAGGCAAATAGTGCTGCTCATGGACAGTGTTGACCGATTCGTGCAGAATTATGAACCAGATCGTGATGAGTGTCAGATTGCTTCAAGGCTCGAAGCCTTGGAGCCTGTGTTTGATGAATTCCACGAAGTGCGCAGTAAAATAGAAATGATTGTGTATGAAAGCGAAGAGAAGAAGGCCAAGGAGCTCTACGGCGACGCCAAGGATGAAGCTGAAGCCCAACGTGAGGAAGAAAACGACATGCTGCTGCTGAGTTTTGAGGACCGTTTCTTCCAGCTGAAGGGTGCGCTATCGAAACTTCAACAAAAACGTAAACAAGCTCCAAACGACGACAATTCCTTCGATCATCAAGCCCATGCCTCCTTTGGGTCAAGAGTTAAGCTGCCAGAAATCCGATTGCCCAGTTTTAGTGGAAAGCTTCGCGAATGGGTCTCATTCCGCGACAGTTTTCAAAGTTTGATCCACAGTAACGATCAACTTGCACCCATGGAGAAGTTTTCATACCTCAGGTCATCGTTGAGCGGCGGAGCACTTGAAGAAGTCCTCTCTATCGAACTGTCAGACGTCAATTACGCTGTCGCCTGGGAGATTCTAACAGAACGGTACGAGAACAAGAAGCTTATAGTGAAGGCGTACCTAGACGCACTGTTTACACTAGAACCGATTAAGAAAGAAGGGTACGAGAGCATCAATCATCTCATCACGGAGTTTGAAAAGAATCTGATGATGTTGCAGAAGGTCGGCGAAGACACTGATGGTTGGAGCACCATTCTAGCGCACACGCTCTACTCGCGACTGGACTCTGTCACTTTAAGAAGCTGGGAAACACAACACAACTGCAAAGAAGTACCCAAATACGAGGATATGAGGAAGTTTCTGCGCAGCTACTGTTCCGTCCTGCAGTCAGTTGCTCCCGCTAAAGAACCCCGATTGAATGTCGCAGATCATCATCAGCCCAGAGCCCAATCAGCAAGCTACACAACGTTTAAGTCCTCAAACCAGTGTCCATTCTGCAATGAAACATGGCACTCACCATTTCACTGCCAGAGATTCCTTCGATTGAAGATATCTGAACGTGTTGAAGCCGCCAATCGAAGTCGAGTCTGCAGAAATTGCCTGCAGCCAGGTCATTTTGCGACGAACTGCACTCGTAGCAGTTGTCGGTTGTGTCAACAGAAGCATCACACTATGTTGCATGCTACGCGATCCTCCGTTCCAAATCCGTCAAATCCAAGACTCAGTCAACTGTCAAACGCACAACCTATTCAAGAAAGCACCCATATTAATCCACAGCAAGCCTATCAACAGCAAAGACAACAAACCATGCCAATAGTTACGGAATCACACACTCAACCACTAAATGCAACACACAATTCACCAAACACAACCACACAAATCAATTCACCTATGCCAAGCACAAGCCAAAGTTATGTAGCACTACCTATCAAGCCTACATCAAATACTCTGCTTCCTACCGCTCTCATCAAGATCAAAGACCGCTACGGTAACGCTCTGATAGCCAGAGCCCTGTTGGACTCTTGTTCGCAACATTGTCTGATGACAGAAGAGTTTTCGAGAAAGTTGAAGCTCGAAGAAACACCCACGTTTTTGTCAGTCCAGGGTATTGGGTCGTCTGAGTCAGTGTCAACGAAAACCATACGTTCTGAAGTCTGTTCACGTTCGCTAAAAATCTCGGGTTTCAGAGAAACCATACAGTTCTTCGTTTTGCCAAAACTTAAGCTAAAAATACCCACAACATCGTTTGATCCTTCGCCCATGTCGATTCCCGATTCCTCTTTGCTAGCAGATCCTAACTTCCATGAGTCAAAGCAGATCGATGTCATCATTGGTGCTGAATATTACACAGATTTGTTAAGGAATGAACGAAGAAAGGTCACGAATGGTCCCACGTTACAAAACACAGTTTTTG AGCAGATTTCGCTGGAGGAACTGCGCGACAACGCTAAGTCCCTCCAGTTGAACAAAACtccgggtccggatggcatccctaatGTAGCAGTGAAGGCCGTGCTCATGGAACATGCTGAAATGTTCCGGTCATTACTGCAACAGTACGAGGATGAGAGGGTCTTCCCAGATGTgtggaagcggcagcgattggtgctcctgccaaaTCCGGGCAAGCCACCAGGTGACCCATATGTTTTCTGGATACTGCTGGAAAGGTGGTCCAGAGCAGGATCCAGCTCTACACCGAAAGTGCGAACGGCCTATCCGAtaaacagttcggttttcgggaAGGCCGCAGtacggtggatgccattcgacGTGTCATCGAAGGGGCAGACGAAGCCAGCCTGA